A portion of the Paenibacillus sp. PvR098 genome contains these proteins:
- a CDS encoding CvpA family protein, with protein MNGLDWGVLVMVAVGMVLGFSRGFVAQLLSIAGLFVAYLIAFAFYDEVAPLVRSMLAFSGHETYQHYEFLAQELHLDTYVYNALAFAILLFGVKIAFSIAGRLFNLLASTPGLKQVNQWSGATLGILEAALIIIIIVHVMTVLPNDTAQRLLKHSIAAPYILENTPVFTNKLQELWENRADLVKAAVWLD; from the coding sequence ATGAACGGATTGGATTGGGGCGTACTGGTAATGGTTGCCGTCGGGATGGTACTTGGTTTCTCGCGTGGCTTCGTTGCGCAGCTTCTGTCAATTGCCGGATTGTTCGTCGCTTACTTAATCGCCTTCGCTTTTTATGACGAAGTAGCGCCGCTGGTCCGCAGTATGCTAGCCTTCTCTGGGCACGAAACTTACCAGCATTACGAGTTTCTCGCCCAAGAGCTGCATCTGGATACATACGTGTACAATGCGCTGGCTTTTGCGATTCTGCTGTTTGGAGTCAAAATCGCCTTCAGCATTGCCGGACGCCTGTTCAATCTCTTGGCATCCACGCCGGGGTTAAAGCAGGTCAACCAGTGGAGCGGTGCAACGCTCGGCATCCTTGAGGCTGCGCTGATCATCATTATTATTGTGCACGTTATGACCGTGCTTCCAAACGACACGGCGCAGCGGTTGTTGAAGCATTCCATAGCGGCCCCTTATATCCTTGAGAATACACCGGTTTTCACGAACAAGCTGCAGGAGCTCTGGGAGAATCGGGCAGATCTGGTCAAAGCGGCAGTATGGTTG